The Deltaproteobacteria bacterium genome has a segment encoding these proteins:
- a CDS encoding phosphatidate cytidylyltransferase → MAMDKKKIVAALALIPFFAWLVGWGKPEYFLALALPLGALVGAYELGRLTMPGQKFEQALLVMASVFACMASQTGEMEATVGAVCAIVVLTLSALLFKERDLAAIYTSTAKIVFGAVYVGLLLGVVVAIKRLEPGLGNTKLLFLLFALTWAGDAGAFFAGSLWGKRKLWPAVSAGKTWEGLVGGFVCTIAFALGVAWFSKVWIWQDGLILGALVGVFGPIGDLVESAIKRGANVKDSGVFLPGHGGVLDRIDSILFTAPIVYYYALLYGPLRIAAQ, encoded by the coding sequence ATGGCGATGGACAAGAAGAAGATTGTTGCGGCGCTCGCGCTGATTCCTTTTTTTGCGTGGCTCGTCGGCTGGGGAAAGCCCGAGTATTTTCTCGCGCTCGCGTTGCCGCTCGGCGCGCTGGTCGGCGCGTACGAACTCGGTCGCTTGACGATGCCGGGCCAAAAATTTGAGCAGGCACTTCTGGTGATGGCGAGCGTTTTCGCATGCATGGCTTCCCAGACGGGCGAGATGGAAGCGACGGTGGGCGCGGTCTGCGCCATCGTTGTGCTCACGTTGTCGGCACTCCTGTTCAAGGAGCGCGATCTGGCGGCGATCTATACGTCCACCGCGAAGATCGTTTTCGGCGCGGTCTACGTGGGGTTGCTCCTGGGCGTGGTCGTCGCCATCAAGAGGCTCGAACCCGGCCTGGGCAATACCAAACTGCTCTTTCTGCTGTTTGCCCTCACGTGGGCCGGCGACGCGGGCGCGTTTTTCGCGGGCAGCCTGTGGGGCAAACGCAAGCTGTGGCCCGCCGTCTCCGCGGGCAAGACCTGGGAAGGGCTCGTCGGCGGATTCGTCTGCACGATCGCGTTCGCCCTCGGCGTGGCGTGGTTTTCCAAAGTCTGGATCTGGCAGGACGGCCTGATTCTCGGCGCGCTCGTGGGCGTCTTCGGGCCCATCGGCGACCTGGTGGAGTCGGCGATCAAGCGCGGCGCGAACGTCAAGGATTCGGGCGTTTTCCTGCCCGGGCACGGCGGCGTGCTGGACCGGATCGACTCCATCCTCTTCACCGCGCCCATCGTGTATTATTACGCTCTTTTGTATGGACCTTTGCGCATCGCCGCGCAGTGA
- a CDS encoding UMP kinase, producing the protein MPGSGQTRRVLLKLSGEALMGDTGYGIDPAVIERVAGEIRDVHDRGVELAVVIGGGNIFRGVAASSKGMDRATADTMGMLATVMNCLAMSDALGRLGIPTRVMTAIEMKQIAEPYIRLRARRHLSHKVVVLLAAGTGSPFFSTDTAAALRAAEIGASCLFKATKVDGVYDSDPAKNPAAVRFDSLSYDDVLRKHLRVMDATAISLCAENKTPINVFNMSVPGNIVRALCGEPIGTTIGETDDE; encoded by the coding sequence ATGCCGGGATCGGGCCAGACGCGCCGGGTCCTTCTGAAGCTGTCGGGTGAAGCCCTGATGGGCGACACCGGCTACGGCATCGATCCGGCGGTCATCGAACGCGTCGCGGGCGAAATCCGCGATGTGCACGACCGGGGCGTGGAACTGGCGGTCGTCATCGGCGGCGGAAATATCTTTCGCGGCGTCGCGGCCAGCTCGAAGGGCATGGACCGCGCCACCGCCGACACGATGGGCATGCTCGCGACGGTGATGAACTGCCTCGCCATGTCCGACGCGCTCGGACGGCTCGGCATCCCCACCCGCGTGATGACCGCAATCGAGATGAAGCAGATCGCCGAGCCCTACATTCGCCTGCGCGCCCGAAGGCACCTGTCCCACAAGGTCGTCGTGCTGCTCGCCGCCGGAACCGGTTCGCCGTTTTTCTCGACCGATACCGCCGCCGCCCTGCGTGCCGCCGAGATCGGCGCGTCATGCCTGTTCAAGGCCACCAAGGTGGACGGCGTGTACGACTCCGATCCGGCGAAAAATCCCGCCGCGGTGCGCTTTGACTCGCTGAGTTATGACGACGTGCTGCGAAAACACCTGCGCGTCATGGACGCCACCGCGATTTCGCTGTGCGCCGAGAACAAGACGCCGATCAACGTGTTCAACATGTCCGTGCCGGGAAACATCGTGCGCGCCCTGTGCGGCGAGCCGATCGGCACGACGATCGGAGAGACCGATGACGAATGA
- a CDS encoding 1-deoxy-D-xylulose-5-phosphate reductoisomerase: MKRISILGSTGSIGVNVLNIVRAHPGRYVVSALAAGGRVDLVAEQVREFRPRLVSLRDADDAARLRDLLGADAPRVVCGESGIREVATIAEADMVFSAVVGAAGMQPTWAAVDAGKPVALANKETLVMAGRLILALAKLRGVPLLPVDSEHSAIFQSLVGHNRDEIERIILTASGGPFRGRTAASLETATLDEALAHPTWKMGPKITIDSSTLMNKGLEVIEAHWLFGLPPERIDVVIHPESIIHSMVEFQDGQVIAQLGVPDMRGPIGYALSYPARLVGVMPRLDLARVGRLNFMDVDRDAFACLDLAYDALRGPDDAPAVLNGANEVAVAAFLAGRISWQDIAKINRQCVETVSGRALSTLDDVMEADARAREFADRLVAERGPAERASAAHA; encoded by the coding sequence ATGAAACGGATTTCCATCCTCGGCAGCACCGGCTCGATCGGGGTCAACGTCCTCAACATCGTCCGCGCCCATCCGGGGCGCTACGTCGTCAGTGCCCTGGCGGCGGGCGGACGCGTGGATCTCGTCGCCGAACAGGTGCGTGAGTTCCGCCCGCGCCTCGTGAGCCTGCGCGACGCCGACGACGCCGCGCGCCTTCGGGACCTGCTCGGCGCCGACGCGCCGCGCGTGGTCTGCGGGGAATCGGGGATCCGCGAGGTCGCCACGATCGCCGAGGCCGACATGGTCTTTTCGGCGGTCGTCGGCGCGGCGGGTATGCAGCCGACGTGGGCGGCGGTCGATGCGGGCAAACCCGTTGCGCTCGCCAACAAAGAGACGCTGGTGATGGCTGGCCGCCTGATTCTCGCCCTCGCGAAACTGCGCGGCGTGCCCTTGCTGCCGGTCGATTCCGAGCATTCCGCCATCTTCCAGAGCCTCGTCGGCCACAACCGCGACGAGATCGAGCGGATCATCCTCACGGCGTCGGGCGGCCCGTTCCGCGGACGCACGGCCGCGTCGCTCGAAACGGCGACGCTCGACGAGGCGCTCGCGCATCCCACGTGGAAGATGGGGCCGAAGATCACCATCGACTCCTCGACGCTGATGAACAAGGGACTCGAGGTCATCGAGGCGCACTGGCTCTTCGGCCTGCCGCCCGAGCGCATCGACGTCGTGATCCACCCCGAGTCGATCATCCATTCGATGGTGGAGTTTCAGGACGGCCAGGTGATCGCCCAGCTCGGCGTGCCCGACATGCGCGGACCCATTGGATACGCGCTGAGCTACCCCGCGCGGCTCGTCGGCGTGATGCCGCGCCTCGATCTCGCGCGCGTGGGGCGACTGAACTTCATGGACGTCGATCGCGATGCCTTCGCGTGCCTCGACCTCGCCTACGACGCCCTGCGCGGGCCGGACGACGCGCCTGCCGTGCTCAACGGCGCGAACGAAGTCGCCGTCGCGGCCTTTCTCGCGGGCCGCATCTCGTGGCAGGATATCGCGAAGATCAACCGACAGTGCGTGGAAACCGTATCGGGCCGCGCGCTGTCCACCCTCGACGACGTGATGGAGGCCGACGCCCGCGCGCGGGAATTCGCCGACCGACTCGTCGCCGAACGCGGACCCGCCGAACGCGCGTCCGCGGCCCATGCCTAG
- the tsf gene encoding translation elongation factor Ts has translation MTISAEIVKKLREQTGVGMMDCKKALEETAGDFDAAVDYLRKKGIAKGAKRAERTAAQGVVGHYIHTGASIGVMVELNCETDFVARNEEFLHVAKDIAMHIAASSPKWVKPEDVPADVIEHEKSIYMEEARQSGKPEQVLVKIAEGKLHKFYEDNCLLQQKFVKDQEKTINDLVADLLAKMGEKIEISRFIRFKVGEVG, from the coding sequence ATGACGATTTCCGCAGAGATCGTGAAAAAACTGCGTGAACAGACCGGCGTCGGGATGATGGACTGCAAGAAGGCGCTGGAGGAAACCGCCGGCGATTTCGACGCCGCGGTCGATTACCTGCGCAAGAAAGGCATCGCCAAGGGCGCCAAACGCGCGGAGCGCACCGCCGCCCAGGGCGTCGTCGGTCACTACATCCACACCGGCGCGTCGATCGGGGTGATGGTGGAACTCAACTGCGAGACCGACTTCGTGGCGCGCAACGAGGAATTCCTGCACGTGGCCAAGGACATCGCGATGCACATCGCGGCGTCGAGTCCGAAGTGGGTGAAGCCCGAGGATGTGCCCGCGGACGTGATCGAGCACGAGAAGTCGATCTACATGGAAGAAGCTCGGCAGAGCGGCAAGCCCGAACAGGTGCTGGTCAAGATCGCCGAGGGTAAGCTCCACAAGTTCTACGAAGACAACTGCCTGCTCCAGCAGAAGTTCGTGAAGGATCAGGAAAAGACGATCAACGATCTCGTCGCGGACCTGCTGGCCAAGATGGGCGAGAAGATCGAAATCTCCCGCTTCATCCGCTTCAAGGTCGGCGAGGTCGGCTGA
- a CDS encoding GNAT family N-acetyltransferase yields MDEPRKQRTVTPIEIGDTESDFSCGRPELDVYLIRHAFPNEARGIDRTYVLRRRDDEPELPRILGFHTLGMALIESAHVADILKGKLPKYPLPVALIGRLAVDLRAQGRGFGELLLMDALRRVVNAAAILGCVGVIVDAKDQAAASFYAKYDFVPVGVDALPRRLYLPMSTILSAFENRPG; encoded by the coding sequence ATGGACGAGCCGAGGAAGCAACGCACGGTCACGCCGATCGAGATCGGGGACACCGAATCGGATTTCTCGTGCGGTCGACCGGAACTCGATGTTTACCTCATCCGTCACGCGTTTCCAAACGAAGCCAGGGGAATCGATCGCACTTACGTCCTGAGGCGAAGAGATGACGAGCCCGAATTGCCGCGTATTCTTGGCTTCCACACGCTCGGCATGGCCCTCATCGAATCCGCACATGTCGCGGATATCCTTAAGGGGAAACTCCCGAAGTATCCGCTTCCCGTGGCACTCATCGGCCGTCTCGCGGTGGATTTACGAGCGCAGGGGCGTGGATTCGGGGAACTCCTCCTCATGGACGCCCTTCGGCGGGTCGTGAATGCCGCCGCGATCCTTGGATGCGTCGGGGTCATCGTGGACGCGAAGGACCAAGCTGCCGCGTCGTTTTACGCGAAATACGACTTCGTCCCCGTCGGCGTGGACGCCTTGCCCAGACGATTGTACCTTCCGATGTCCACGATTCTGTCGGCCTTCGAAAATCGACCCGGTTAG
- a CDS encoding RlmE family RNA methyltransferase, producing MVSSNKRERRRPDHYTDKAKKAGFAARSVFKLEELDRRHRILAPGMSVLDLGCAPGSWTQYAARAVGKSGSVVGIDITPMTAPASNAMILTMSIFDAQGELARIAEAGFNVVLSDMAPSTTGISDVDEARSLELARAAMAAAEAHLRAGGDFLCKVFQGGDTKKWLDEIRRSFKSVDLVRPDAVRRDSREIYVLARGFKLFVDVRRVSPD from the coding sequence ACCACTACACCGACAAGGCCAAGAAGGCCGGTTTTGCGGCGCGATCGGTCTTCAAGCTTGAAGAACTCGACCGGCGGCATCGGATTCTCGCGCCGGGCATGTCCGTGCTCGATCTCGGGTGCGCGCCGGGGTCGTGGACGCAGTACGCCGCGCGTGCGGTGGGCAAGTCGGGAAGCGTGGTCGGCATCGACATCACGCCGATGACCGCCCCCGCGTCAAACGCGATGATCCTGACCATGAGCATCTTCGACGCACAGGGCGAACTCGCGCGGATCGCCGAGGCGGGGTTCAACGTCGTGTTGTCGGACATGGCGCCTTCCACCACCGGCATCAGCGACGTGGACGAGGCGCGGAGCCTGGAACTCGCGCGCGCCGCGATGGCGGCGGCTGAGGCGCATCTGCGCGCGGGCGGCGATTTCCTGTGCAAGGTCTTTCAGGGCGGCGACACCAAAAAGTGGCTCGACGAAATCCGCCGATCGTTCAAATCCGTCGATCTCGTCCGCCCCGACGCGGTGCGCCGGGACAGCCGGGAAATCTATGTGCTGGCGCGGGGGTTCAAGTTGTTCGTCGATGTCCGGCGCGTTTCTCCCGACTGA
- a CDS encoding isoprenyl transferase, whose protein sequence is MGFVFHSRGNRVLTRQQVMELPPERRPRHIAVIMDGNGRWANERGRHRLFGHRKGIIAVRETVRECHRLGIGWLTLYAFSTENWSRPAGEVSGLWRLLKSYVKSELPELLENGVRLNVIGALDRIPKDTRDAIDETIRATAHGRNLVLTIALSYSGRDEIVNAARKLAERARDGSLIPSAIDESAFNSALDTHDMPDPDLLVRTSGEFRISNFLLWQLAYSEIHVTPTLWPDFGPAELHAAIFDYSRRERRFGKTGQQIRAESAK, encoded by the coding sequence ATGGGATTCGTTTTTCACTCTCGGGGGAATCGCGTGCTCACACGTCAGCAGGTGATGGAGCTTCCCCCGGAACGCCGGCCCCGGCACATCGCGGTCATCATGGACGGCAACGGGCGCTGGGCGAACGAGCGCGGGCGGCATCGCCTCTTCGGACATCGCAAAGGGATCATCGCGGTCCGCGAAACCGTCCGCGAGTGCCACCGCCTCGGCATCGGCTGGCTCACCCTCTACGCATTTTCCACCGAAAACTGGAGCCGCCCCGCCGGCGAGGTCTCGGGCCTGTGGCGACTGCTCAAGAGCTACGTGAAGTCCGAGCTGCCCGAACTGCTGGAAAACGGCGTGCGCCTGAACGTGATCGGCGCGCTCGACCGCATCCCCAAGGACACGCGCGACGCGATCGACGAGACGATCCGCGCCACGGCGCACGGACGCAATCTCGTGCTCACCATCGCACTGTCGTACAGCGGGCGTGACGAGATCGTGAACGCCGCGCGCAAGCTGGCCGAACGTGCGAGAGACGGCTCGCTCATTCCGTCCGCCATCGACGAGTCGGCATTCAATTCGGCGCTCGACACGCACGACATGCCCGATCCGGACCTGCTCGTACGCACCAGCGGCGAGTTTCGTATTTCCAATTTCCTGCTCTGGCAGCTCGCGTATTCGGAGATTCACGTGACGCCGACGCTGTGGCCGGATTTCGGCCCCGCCGAGCTTCACGCCGCGATCTTCGATTATTCGCGCCGGGAGCGCCGATTCGGCAAGACGGGCCAGCAGATCCGCGCCGAATCGGCGAAGTGA
- the frr gene encoding ribosome recycling factor produces the protein MTNEVLESLDDGLKKAIDAFNRELAKLRTGRANPALLEGIRVDYYGTATPINQMASVSVPENRLIVIVPWDQGQVGAIEKAIQKSTLGISPASDGKVIRIAFPPLTEDRRRDIVKQLKKLAEECKIQVRMERRDAIETLKSFEKDGDIAEDDSRRAQEKVQKAHDDYIRKVDEITERKEKEVMEI, from the coding sequence ATGACGAATGAAGTGCTCGAAAGTCTCGACGACGGCCTGAAGAAGGCGATCGACGCGTTCAACCGAGAACTCGCCAAACTGCGCACCGGACGCGCGAACCCCGCGCTGCTCGAGGGCATCCGGGTGGACTACTACGGCACGGCGACGCCGATCAATCAGATGGCGTCGGTCAGCGTGCCCGAAAACCGGCTGATCGTAATCGTGCCCTGGGATCAGGGGCAGGTCGGAGCGATCGAAAAGGCGATCCAGAAATCGACGCTCGGCATCTCGCCCGCCAGCGACGGCAAGGTCATTCGCATCGCGTTTCCGCCCCTGACCGAGGATCGCCGCCGCGACATCGTCAAACAGCTCAAAAAGCTCGCCGAGGAATGCAAGATCCAGGTGCGCATGGAACGCCGCGACGCGATCGAGACGCTCAAGTCCTTCGAGAAGGACGGCGACATCGCCGAGGACGACTCGCGCCGCGCGCAGGAAAAGGTGCAGAAGGCGCACGACGATTACATCCGCAAGGTGGACGAGATCACGGAGCGCAAGGAAAAAGAGGTCATGGAGATCTGA
- the rpsB gene encoding 30S ribosomal protein S2: MITMKQMLEAGVHFGHQTSRWNPKMKPFIFGDRNGIHIINLEHSLRKFTAAYRFVAEQAAQGGTILFIGTKPAAQTVIAEQASRCKMPYVNNRWPGGLLTNFQTVQISVTKLKKLEDMAAKSDWGQATKKEILLMEKQRVKMLKSFGGIKEMHGLPTAVFIIDPRKEHIAVDEVTSLGLPIVAVVDTNCDPSRITYPIPGNDDAIRAITLFSTAMADAVIEGRRFFEERIRAEDRGDQASKGAPSRSSRPVEQLVQEEPLPGVEVKVRHRNVVPGEEGEEAEHAAEPAAEAEADKDSDA, from the coding sequence ATGATCACGATGAAGCAGATGCTCGAGGCGGGAGTCCACTTCGGTCACCAGACCAGCCGGTGGAATCCCAAGATGAAGCCGTTCATTTTCGGCGACCGGAACGGCATTCACATCATCAATCTGGAGCACTCGCTCCGCAAATTCACGGCCGCGTACCGTTTCGTCGCCGAGCAGGCCGCCCAGGGCGGAACGATCCTGTTCATCGGCACCAAGCCGGCGGCGCAGACGGTGATCGCGGAGCAGGCGTCGCGCTGCAAGATGCCGTACGTGAACAACCGGTGGCCCGGCGGCCTCCTGACAAACTTCCAGACCGTGCAGATCTCCGTCACGAAGCTCAAGAAGCTCGAGGACATGGCCGCGAAAAGCGACTGGGGCCAGGCGACGAAAAAAGAGATTCTGCTCATGGAAAAGCAGCGCGTGAAGATGCTCAAGAGCTTCGGCGGCATCAAGGAAATGCACGGCCTGCCGACCGCGGTCTTCATCATCGATCCGCGCAAGGAGCACATCGCGGTGGACGAGGTGACCTCGCTCGGCCTTCCGATCGTCGCCGTCGTCGACACCAACTGCGATCCGTCGCGCATCACCTATCCGATTCCCGGCAACGACGACGCGATCCGCGCGATCACGCTCTTCTCCACCGCCATGGCCGATGCGGTCATCGAGGGACGCCGCTTCTTCGAGGAGCGCATCCGCGCCGAGGATCGTGGCGACCAGGCGTCGAAGGGCGCGCCCTCCCGGTCCTCGCGGCCGGTGGAGCAGTTGGTTCAGGAAGAGCCCCTGCCCGGCGTTGAGGTCAAGGTGCGTCACCGCAATGTGGTGCCCGGGGAGGAAGGCGAAGAGGCCGAACACGCCGCCGAGCCCGCCGCGGAAGCCGAAGCGGACAAGGATTCGGACGCCTGA